From Seriola aureovittata isolate HTS-2021-v1 ecotype China chromosome 20, ASM2101889v1, whole genome shotgun sequence, a single genomic window includes:
- the ngdn gene encoding neuroguidin, translating into MADPADNDLIESDLPKAVELLNNLTEQVASVTIHVRELLTKVKDGTFKTSQGLSFLDLRYHLLLFYLQDLTNLISIKSEGGSIKDSEALNRVVTIRTVLEKMRPLDHKLKYQIDKLVRTAVTGSLAENDQLQLRPNPENLISKLDESEESEDEAEMKAASEKRAAHSSGRKYVPPKIAPVHYDGDMTETDRRKAQLECQRRAALRSSVIQELRQQYSDAPEEIRDRRDFQNERESREETHRKNYEESMMVRLNMPKRQKNTRKRGMMAMSGQLSSITHFGDITGLTGGDGGQDGEHTRPKKKKKPMKKQTKRRAFKKHR; encoded by the exons ATGGCTGACCCTGCTGACAAC GATCTAATTGAAAGTGACTTGCCCAAAGCTGTTGAGCTGCTGAATAATCTCACAGAACAG GTGGCCTCAGTCACGATTCATGTCCGAGAGCTGCTAACTAAAGTCAAAGATGGGACATTTAAGACATCACAG GGTTTGTCTTTCCTGGACCTTCGCTATCACCTGCTGCTCTTCTACCTTCAGGACCTCACTAACCTGATCAGCATTAAGAGCGAAGGAGGCAGTATAAAAGACAGTGAAGCCTTGAACAGAGTGGTCACAATCAGAACA gtCTTGGAGAAGATGCGGCCACTAGACCACAAACTTAAGTACCAGATTGATAAACTGGTGCGTACAGCTGTTACTGGCAGTTTAG CTGAAAATGACCAGTTGCAGCTGCGTCCTAATCCTGAGAATCTCATCAGCAAA TTGGATGAATCTGAGGAGTCTGAAGATGAAGCTGAAATGAAGGCAGCCTCAGAGAAGAGAGCAGCCCACTCTAGTGGCAGAAAATATGTACCGCCAAAGATTGCCCCAGTGCATTATG ATGGGGACATGACCGAGACCGACAGAAGGAAGGCTCAGCTGGAGTGTCAGCGGCGTGCAGCTCTGAGGAGCTCTGTGATCCAGGAGCTGAGACAGCAGTACAGCGATGCCCCTGAGGAGATCAGGGACAGACGAGACTTCCAGAATGAACGAGAAAGCCGCGAGGAGACGCACAG aaaaaattaTGAGGAGTCGATGATGGTGCGTCTCAACATGCCAAAGCGTCAGAAGAATACTAGGAAAAGGGGCATGATGGCCATGTCTGGCCAGCTGAGCAGCATCACACATTTCGGTGACATCACTGGGCTAACAGGTGGCGACGGCGGACAG GATGGAGAACACACTCGTcccaagaaaaagaagaaaccgATGAAGAAGCAAACCAAGAGAAGAG CTTTCAAGAAGCACAGATAG
- the cebp1 gene encoding CCAAT/enhancer binding protein (C/EBP) 1 — MMSDSRVSSVIQEWVSSYPGQAHILNPVTSGQAGSTSQMAQIDMIPYSQSQGMMRGDGEDRVAEQMMGLPYLPYTTSCLSNTSSVSTNHNQSHTNTQQDFSPFLLPTLRAPVTKRSISKDSAEYRLRRERNNIAVRKSRDKARRRILLTQQRALQLQEENHKLQMRIGQLTQELDTLKHILSQRHLQGAEEGAAADSSI; from the exons ATG ATGTCTGATTCAAGGGTGTCCTCTGTCATCCAGGAGTGGGTGAGCTCATACCCGGGTCAGGCCCACATCCTGAACCCTGTCACCTCCGGCCAGGCTGGATCTACCAGTCAAATGGCTCAGATAGACATGATACCATACAGCCAGTCCCAGGGAATGATGAGGGGGGACGGTGAGGACAGAGTGGCCGAGCAGATGATGGGATTGCCGTACCTTCCATACACAACATCCTGTCTCAGCAACACCTCAAGTGTGAGCACAAACCACAACCAGAGCCACACCAACACTCAACAG GacttctctcccttcctcctgcCAACTCTGAGGGCCCCGGTGACCAAGAGGAGCATCAGCAAAGACAGCGCAGAATACAGGCTGAGACGTGAGAGAAACAACATTGCTGTGAGGAAGAGCAGGGACAAGGCCCGCAGGAGGATCCTGCTGACCCAGCAGAGAGCTCTGCAGCTGCAAGAGGAGAACCACAAGCTGCAGATGAGGATAGGGCAGCTAACACAGGAGCTGGACACTCTCAAACACATCCTGTCACAGCGACATCTGCAGGGAGCTGaagagggagcagcagcagattccAGCATCTGA